The Cryptomeria japonica chromosome 6, Sugi_1.0, whole genome shotgun sequence genomic interval AAATGTCCGGACAGGATTCACAGGACTGCCAAGTACTCTTGCCTTGTTTGTTGCTAAATCCCAGAGCTTGATTGTGTTATCCGTGGAAGCAGAAACAAGTGAACCCGAATCAAGAAACTTGACATAGCTCACAGTCTTATTGTGACTTGCCAAGATGCACAAAGGTGCTCTTATATTCCGAAGATCATAGCAATAGACCTTATAGTCTGCTGAACCCAATGCAATTAGACGACCAGAATCTGGTGCAAACTGAACAGAGCAGACATTTGCCTTTGTCCGGATTGTAGCAATACTTTTTTCCTGTCAAAATGAAAAGAAACAATTGGTGTGCATCAGTACAAAGAAATAACCAGATTTGAACCTAAGGAAACAgtcatacattttcatcattttatttaaaatttcattATGTTATATTCCAATAGCATAGTAGATGCCTTAAAGACTAAAATATTAGCAATCATCTGGGCATGTATAACTCACTTGTGCAAGTCCAATGTGCTATATAAACCATGTATAACTCACTTGTGCAAGTCCAATGTGCTATATAAACCACTTCTCTATAATATACACTAGATTTTATGACTAACATGGTTATAAGCTGGAAATTGACGATCTATGGCCTGTTTTTTAAATTGTGGCCGTATTTTACAATTTTAATTGAAGAAAGGTCATTTGTAATAACAAATTTTGATAACCCTAAATTTTATAGGCATCAATTTTGATAACAATAAAAATTAACAAACTGTCAAGAAATTTTTATTCCAGAGGGATATGCTTGGCCTGAAATTCCAGGCCTGGTTGTAAGAAAAATGTGATTACCTGATTAATGTTCCAAAGCTTCACCATGCCATCATCACCTCCACTGGCTAATCTTGTTGGATCAGATTGGCAAAAGTCAACTGACCAAACACGTTTCCCATGCTCTTTGAAGTCCATAATAGATTGGCTTTTACTTACATCCCACAGCTGCAACATAAGTCAGAGGGAAAGAAAAAATTTAACAACTCTTTTTAATTTAAATAGACAAATTATAGCCTAATTATAGGCATAGGATAAATAGATAAAGTCCATATAATTTTAAAGCAAAGATGTTAAGGTTGAGGAATTTTGCAAACATACCCGCACAACACCATCAAAGTCACTAGAGGCCATCTGGTTTTTGATATAACTATTCCAACAGATATTGCTAAATTTGGATTTACTTGTCATCTCAACGACAGGATAATGAATATCCATATTCTCATGTAAGACTGTATTGTACTCAAAGACTTTAATTTTCTTATTGACTCCTGCGGTGGCAAAGAATTCTTTGTCTCGATCAAAACTCAAGGAACACACTAAATTAGAAGAGTTAAGCAAGTCCCCGTGCTGTAGGTTCGCAATCACCTTGAATTTGCTGAATCTCAAATATTTGCATAAGCTATCAAAGAAAGAGCCAAGCTGATCATTCATTCTCCCTGCACCTTGACGCGCTATACCTGCTAAACTGTCAACTGAGCTCACATTACAAGTATCCGTTCCCACAACAGGTTCCCATCCGATACTGCTCGTGCTTGAATGTTTTCCTGCCGAATGACCAATAAATTGCTTTGCTTTGCATCTCGTGGAAAAATAAACTTGTTCTAgttttttgaaatgtttcatcaaCCGGGCACTTCTGGATAGGAGTTCTTCCTCTCTATCAATCTGGACATCAGATTTTCCATGCTTCCTTCTACTACTTGCCCTATGAAACTTACTCTCTTGTCGAAGGTGTTTTCCTAGCATGGTTCCTTTTCCAGTTGGTATATTGCCAGTGTTCGTGAAACTTGGTTCACTGATCTGATCAAGTTGGCTAGATGAATCTATGGAATTCTTTCCTTTAGAAATTGGGGATTTATCATTTCTGTCGAATGCAAGATGCTGAAGAATTAACTGTTGTCTCAGAACTTCTTCTATGTCTAGTGTCAGGCAAGTAATAACATCAGATAATTTATCAGCCCTCTCTTGCTTTTGCTTCTGCAATTGAAGCAGGAAATCTAGCAATAATTCTGTGTCAGCAATTTTTCCCTTCAACTTCACTGCAGCTTGTCGTTCTTCCAAAGCCTCTTTGGCTTCACTGATCATTTCACTCTGAAGAACTTCACTGTATCACAATTAACCACCAAATTTTAAACTGTGAGGTAGGTATTTTATGAGTTAGTCTCTGTAGGATCTAAAATTAAatgcatataaaataataatagagAATTACAATTAGAAATGATATAGGGGAACACGAAATATAGTACATTGAGTTTTTATTTTATATTGTGAAATATCAAATATCTGTTAATAAAACACAAATTAAAACTTTGAATCATATAAATCTAAAACACTCTTCCTTGATTCAAGGCAGAAACAAACAAATAATTTGGAGTATCTGTTAGTTTGCCTCACCTTACCACTTTATAAACTCGGTCTGTCTACTAATACTAATCAACTAaactctgtctctgtctctatctcctaATACTaatcaactagtgttgacatctgTGCGCATCCTCTTAATGTCTAACCCCTTGCTTCATGTTCTCTTGTGTAAGAAAATCCTATCAACCTATACAATTAGTGTCATGTACACTGCCTCCTACAATCTAAAGATCTATGGTTTTTTTCTAACATTGCTTGACAAGATCATACTGAAATTCATCTATCAACATGCCTTGATCATATGTACCATATATAATATGAACAAGATTTGTCCTTGCTTTTAACTATAATGACCATTGTTCTGGTGATTCCTTGTACTTACAGCACTCAAGGAGTCAAGAACATTCTCAACCAGTGTGCAACTGCATAACCACAAACACATTAGCTGAACACACTTCGTCTTTGCTCGTCTAATATAGACAACACCTTGAAGTCTTTGCTCGTCTAATATAGACAACACCTTAAAAAAGTATGAAGTCACTCATTAATTGATAATAAAAACCGACTTCCCCCTTATCAGTCAAGACATGGAAAACAGAATTACATAACTCCACCAAACCACTGCTTTAACCAATgctcaacaaaagaaaatcaaaattgaacacAACACTGAATAACAGAAACACCAAAGTAGAACTGAAAATGCAACAGCACTATCAAAATTGTCTCTCAaacaatatgtctaatcttgtttcACATGGGAATCTTGCTCCACCCTCTAGTTAGTCCTCCAACCTTCTCTTTGACCTCTGCCTTCCCCTTAACTAATTAAAGTGCATGATCATCTTCTGCAAAATAAGGTTCCTCTTCCTGAGGATAAGCAACataattcaaatttattttttcctCTATTTTAACCAAAAAAAACAATCATATGCATGATGGTCAAAATTTTTAGACAAACTTTTAACAAATCTTTTATTTTGAGAtcattgttttcttttttttcttgatAAAGAAcaacttcacttgttcaaatccgcgagGACAATGGCCCAGCGAaagcacaaggccttgcgagcacaatgaCCCAGCAGGGATTTGAGACCATTGTTATTAgtactagaagaagaaattgtaaaaTCATCGCAACAATTGTGATAAGGAATTTCTTATGTTTTGATaatctaacatttttttttgtttagccATCAcaacatatattttttaattatagaaATGTATTCAACCTGCATATGAAATACACAAACAATATCAAAATTGACTTGATTTAGTTTGTGTATTAACTATAACATTTCCAAAACAAACATAAATGAAATTGAAACCATCTAATACAATTGCAATCAACATATCATCTTCAAATAATTCCCTTCTAATACGCTAATCATTttaaatacttttaaaaatctGAAAcatcctcttcttcattcaatctaataTTCAAAAGTTGTATCAACAGATGAATGTTCTTATATGTTAGTTATTTATCATATAAATCATTTAGTGCTTGTGTACTTCAAAGGCATTAAATGAACAttaatcttttttctttttttttttgataaaaggttATAACCGCATTATATTAATAGTAATACTAATTATATAAAATTGGATTACAAAGGACCAGAAATTATAGTACTGACAATAATTACATGATATTGATATGTTGATACAACTTTTGAATAttaaattgaatgaagaagaggatattttagattttaaaaaccatacttatttatattatttattatgaaCAATCATTTGAGAAGAACAAGTTGATTTAAGCAAGGCAAGTGTTTATTTGTCTTTTTTTGACAATTCAATGAAGTTTACTAGCATGTGTAGGAGTTGTGTGATAAGATTCAAATAAAACACACTTTTAAATAAGGGTTTGACTTTTTTAAGAAATCATCAACATTCATTTAACAATCAAAGCATTTTTCAGTTTCAATTGCATCATACTCTTTGCTCCCTAATTCACAAGTCTAAGCACAATATCACCTCTACTAAAATAATGATGCTTTTGTATtactagatatttattttatttaatgggaGAGGACGTTACCACTCGTATAActtggagaaaaaaaaaattaaatcatctatttttttctaatttattttaaaattatattgaaAAAATTCCTTGTTTTTAATCATCTCTTATATCACAAAATATTTGTCTGAACTTGGCAAatatcaaatttaattttaaaacatGATCAAATTCAACTAATATAAATCTAATACCTCACGATCCGGAGTCTATAGGGTTATTTACAAGTAAGGATAAGACAGTAACATCTCACCAAAATATTGTGGTTTCGAGGGATaacaatgtggatgatctgctTCCAAATCTTAATACCTCGAATTCCTTGGATAATGTCTCTCATTTATTAtcactaaatgatggtggtgggaTTCCTGTCTGTTCTGAGAAGCCAAAAGAATACTTAGAGGGTTGTCAGGGGATTGGTCAGATTTTTGCTAAGAATGATGGGGTTGTTTTGGAGTCTAATGTTGGGGCTTCTTCTCTAGGGTTTCCTAATGATGCTACCCTTGctcaacaagtcaaagaattggtgtctaataattcttcgcagcatgttgatgtggatgtggataataacgccaccttaggaaataatattcagCTGGGGGATATTCTTGTTATTGTGCCAGATGAAAATCTGGCtcaacaagtaaatgatctttttaaagatcatgagcattagatggatgaggacattacgaatagggttatttgttccattgagaatgacttgggggGAATTAAATCGACCCTTCCTATCTCTGCATCTACTAACCCTTTTGAGGTTTTGGCTTCAATAGAAGTGGGCATCATCGGTAATCTagccatgacttctcctaagtcaagtaagagtttaccaattgttcaaactactctaattagggcttcatctgtggtttctcctagtaggggtaggcctccaaagaatcgaaaaactcaattggaaattgatgctgggattcaacagactttgtctctttctctTGGTGATGGGAAAGGGAAGCATTCGGTTTCTGTTGGTGATGCTATGAAAGCAAGTTGTACTCCTAAGGGTAAGAGGAGTAAGAGGTCTGTTATCAGTCCTCCTGTGACTAGATCGAGGGCTGTGAAGcgtaatcttcaaagtagttttggagaagggAAGTCTTCTCCATCTAAATGAAAGAGAGGAGCCTCGGTCTCCCCTCGAGagcaatgagaattatatcttgAAATGTTAGGGGcttcaatgcccctaacaagaggcgcttaattaagtcccagatggacttagttaagtgtgatattttcatgttgcaagagacaaaattgtcaaaggagtttgctgatttggttttttcttcttggagaaagtgggatttcctctcctctccagcttgtggtgcgtcaaggggtttggcattgctttggaataactataacattgaggttgagctagttgccTCTGTTGTAAACTagatgttggccttagttaaaagcaagctttcgaaggttaagttttggctttttaatatttatgcttctTCTGGcattcaaaggaagactaaattatgggaAGAGCTTAAGaggatttcctcccctttaaggcatggtccctttataatctttaggggggattttaatgctatcagtgacttgggagaaaagaaaggaggtattcttcctaataaaaaaattatgaaagactttgggatgttcaataaggacatgggtctttttgattgtcagttttggaatgggattttcacatggacaaatatgcgaaGAGATTTTTCACAGATTGAGGAAAGGTTAGACcggtttttgttatcagatgtttggattgattcaaagtttgaatttttttcctctattcttccaatttcggggtcagatcattttccaatttccctatcaattctggaagataaagctccttttaagtcaccttttaaatttgaacctatgtggtttagagattcttcctttttgcctttgctcaaaaaatggtggagttctgctccttattgctttggatcccgaatgtttcagattgctaagaatttttttttgaaattgaatattagagaatgaaatatcttgcattttaagaacatctttcaggaaaaacagaggattcaagatatgattgaatgtcttaattcacatgtgattcaacatggtatggtgccacttgtttttgatgaactaaaatcGTTAAAAGCATAGCTTGAAGAAGTTTTGACCAAAGAAGAAATCTAATGGAGACAAAAATCGAGGGAGAtttggctttcagatggtgatagaaatacaaaaaaaattcactcttcaacaaaaattaagagaagtagaaataggatatcttgtattgagtgtccaaatggcaaACTTTTAACAAAAtaggaggatattgcttcagaggcagttaggttttttaagtcactattatCTTCGGAGCttggagatcttcataataacatttcttctaatatcccttctttggtatcttcggaagataataaaatgttgatgtctcctttttctttggatgaagttaagaatgttgtttttgcaatgaacctTGATAAGGCTCCGGGACCAGtcggttttactcctttattttttcagaaatgctgggattttgtgggaaatgatgttttattggcccttgaggaagctagaaggaataggtctgtttggaaagagcttaatactacaatgattacaattattcctaaaaaagtggttaccaagacatttgttgattttcgccctattgctttatgtaacactttgtacaagatttttaccaaggctatttctttaaggttggctgaaattctgcctaggatcatttctttagaacaaggtggttttgttccaggaagggagacGACAAAGGGAGCGATAGTGGCGCATgaggttttgcattctatttctactcagagaatcccgaccatgatcctcaaattagatatgatgaaggcatatgatagagtagaatggggggctttgtgtgttgttctacttaaattgggctttgTGTGTTGTTCTGCAAGGTTTttggttctaattaatggctccccttgttgTTTTTTCTCCTcgtctaggggtttgaggcagggggatcccctgtctcctttcttgttcattcttctagctgaaacgtTTAGTTGGGCTATAATAGCCACTAAGttgggagggctttggaagggaattaggattcagaatgttccacaaagcatttcccattgcttgtttgcagatgataccttgttatttggtcaggcttctttgggtgaggcaagagtgataaaggggataatacagaaGTATGCATCCTTTTCTGGTCCGAGAgtaaatgttgataagtcaaagatttttttccttcatgtttcacaattggttcaggatagattgaagattttttgaggATTTGCATttggaaatcttccttgttcttatcttggtatacctttcttcattaagcaggataaagttgagttttgggataagattattttagttatctctagaaggatccctggaatcatagatggttatctttggctggtaagattgttcttattaagtctgtcccaaatgttgttcctatttatctcatgtctgttttgcagtctccgaaagcagctattgttagtttgcaagatactcttaggtccttcctttggagtaataataaagatggtaagaagaaactccctctggtagcatgggataaagtgtgtttgcctaaaaaccttgggggcacaggtattaggagtctggaaagtcacaatttagccttaggtgctaagctggtttggaaattgtatgagagaccgttctccttttgggcacagattatgtttgctaaatatttaaataacagaccaagagagtatgtttttcaagtttctaatttaccgtctggttcaactatttggaattttctatgtaaatgtaaatcagtgattttgcctcatctctcatggattgttcataatggtagaaaggtcaagttttgggaggaagtttggaatggacatccccctctaGTGAAtacgagggattggtctcctttaatttccactctttcttccctttggggtgtctttgtggctgattattttgaaattgagtatagtgggaatcttaaggtggcaagatggaaatcaattgagtttttaaatattgatcaaaatgtgaaattggaatatgaaaaaatgttgggggagagagtaataattctttctgatgctgACGATGAACTTATctagacaaggaatatctctggtaagtacacagttaaggatggctataattctctcttggttgctaaagatttatctacttggccatacaagctattttggcatatggcttgcctcccaaaggctggtgcttttgcttggttagcagtgcagGAAAAGGTCCTTACAagaatgaggttggacaggttgggtattactgcagtattttcttgtgtcttttgtaataaaaaattagaatcctctgcacacttgtttcttcattgtgattttgcctatgcttgctggcagtggttgtttgaaaagctaaatctatcatttgttattggtaaggatctcctttcccactttagagcctggcctctcctgtttgcctcatctttctatgcatgtctttggattgtttctccatctattgtgatttggaatatttggttagagcgtaataataggatttttaaacaaacaaactcttccttggctgaggttttattgaggattgaatcttccatctctgaagttgctttgtcttttatctataagaatttggaaaaccttacctctttttctcactgggatggtagggtaactcgtgtctggaggatgttatcagttttaccttctcatggatctattttgaataagactaatgctataagtaagagaaattttgcttgctggaaacctcctctgcaagggcactttaaattgaattttgatggtgcttctcgtgggaaccctggtttggcaggggcaggtatggtaatttatgatcataaggtaagattgattcaggctcgttgtcatgcgattggtttcaagtctaacaattgtgcagaattctttgctttgtccttggGTTTGGATATgactatatctttgggaattaaggacttgataattgagggtgattctatggttattattcaaagtgtcatgaaaaataagtcgaattgttggcaactacaatatatacttgatcatattttgcaaaaattagatttgtttaattccttcttgatttcccactgttatagagaagtgaataagattgcaaatttcttggctaacttagccattgatagtgatgctaatatgcgggaggtaagggtggatgagatcccttcctagGTTTCAGAATATTTGAAGTAAAGGAGGTAAGCTTACATGGTAAATGTAATGGTTATCTTCTGATGTAACCAGTAAGGATGGATAGTGGTAATATTTTCTTTCGCATATGTCATAGAGGAGGGTATTATATGCCTTATCATAATTCCTTTGTCTTATGACATATTCGGTAAGTATCTCTGTATAGAGCGAGGGGAGTGTGGAGTCTGCATTCAGGTGCCTTAAATAGTTTAagcatagttgtagtcttcatcaacctccttattggGTGTGGCTTTTCTTTTGTATGTGACATCGAGGAGGGTGTTGTTCGCCTTATGAGAACTCCCTTGTTAATGGCATATTCGGCAAGAATTTCTACATGGAACAAGGAGGGTGTGGGGTCTGCAATTGTGTGTCTGATTGGTTTGGCATGTTTTTTGTTTTGTATAAGTCTGGTGtggattttttttcatatttaattggCCTGTTATTATAAAGGTGCTTTGAGTACTCGGGATTGTTTAGCGTATCTTTCTGGAAGTACTCATTACATGTTATTGTTTGTTGTTCTGCACGGGCACTTTCCTTTAATCATTTCTTGGTGTTGGGTTTGTGTGTGTTAATCATGTTTGGTTAAGTTGGGAGGGATGTCTTGGGTATCTTCGCTCGTGCGTTCTCCTTGTTCGGTCATTCACTGGTGATTACAATGACATGTTAGTTTGCTTCATTTCTAGGTTTTCAGTGAGAATTGTGGTTTCATGGCATGCTTGTTTCCACATTGTATTGGGTAATTTCACGTTGCCAGCCTGTTGCTTGATCTTCTGTGATCATATTTCAGGGATGCGCCTTGCACACTTGTGGAGGTTTCTACGGTTTTTTATAATGCTCCTTTATGTGAATGGTATATATGGAAGTTTTGTGGTTGGTTTTTATGTCTCTCTCTTTTTTGTCTCTACGTATTATATGTCAAAATGATCTGTTTCGTCCGGAAGCTTTTGGTTTGGGTTGGTGGCTGGTGGCTATCCTTCAAATCTTGGAATCTACAGATCAATTGGTATCTGAGTTGGCTCCTTCTTTTGTTGTTTTTTTCTTAGATCGTTCTGTGGTCTTTTATGTGGATTGGATTTATTTTGGCTCCACGAGGACTTTAGCATC includes:
- the LOC131038318 gene encoding protein SPA1-RELATED 4, which gives rise to MDGSQGLNREQSGQREFYYSGESSINNDMSKDASNTGCSQAEQEEKCAGRPCGNLDNKQHLCAFRTPTTTQPCMDDLEEDDISLREWLNMPNRSVNRLECLHIFKQILEIVSLAHSEGVVLQNIRPSCFMLSSFNRVSFIESASCTSSGSDSSDDSTGRLPRTLPGQTANYNLRQHGNNMGHISRAGREVDQTASVHMASHQTHARSISTRGDGCQELSLRDANTDVSRVSGRLTSTGDCSKKLDVVGGMRVIPHAMDSDAGEGTNQENMDAMNEDENVEERSNRFPLKQILLMEMKWYTTPEELSGGSISFSSDIYCLGVLFFELFCTFSSEAEQQAFMSNLRHRVLPPQLLCKWPKEASFCVWLLHPVAASRPKLSEVLQSEMISEAKEALEERQAAVKLKGKIADTELLLDFLLQLQKQKQERADKLSDVITCLTLDIEEVLRQQLILQHLAFDRNDKSPISKGKNSIDSSSQLDQISEPSFTNTGNIPTGKGTMLGKHLRQESKFHRASSRRKHGKSDVQIDREEELLSRSARLMKHFKKLEQVYFSTRCKAKQFIGHSAGKHSSTSSIGWEPVVGTDTCNVSSVDSLAGIARQGAGRMNDQLGSFFDSLCKYLRFSKFKVIANLQHGDLLNSSNLVCSLSFDRDKEFFATAGVNKKIKVFEYNTVLHENMDIHYPVVEMTSKSKFSNICWNSYIKNQMASSDFDGVVRLWDVSKSQSIMDFKEHGKRVWSVDFCQSDPTRLASGGDDGMVKLWNINQEKSIATIRTKANVCSVQFAPDSGRLIALGSADYKVYCYDLRNIRAPLCILASHNKTVSYVKFLDSGSLVSASTDNTIKLWDLATNKARVLGSPVNPVRTFTGHSNVKNFVGLSVSDGYIASGSETNEVFVYHKSLPMPVASYKFNSADPVTGLEMEDDDAQFVSCVCWRGQTQTLAAANSSGNIRLLEMV